One stretch of Castor canadensis chromosome 12, mCasCan1.hap1v2, whole genome shotgun sequence DNA includes these proteins:
- the Rtkn gene encoding rhotekin isoform X5 — translation MREGACKLLAACSQREQALEATKSLLVCNSRILSYMGELQRRKEAQVLGKTGRRPSDSRLSAERSPCRGRVCISDLRIPLMWKDTEYFKNKGDLHRWAVFLLLQLGEQIQDTEMILVDRTLTDISFQNNVLFTEAGPDFELRLELYGACVEEEGALAGAPKRLATKLSSSLGRSSGRRVRASLDSAGGSGNSPILLPTPAVGGPRYHLLAHTTLTLAAVQDGFRTHDLTLTSHEENPAWLPLYGSVCCRLAAQPLCMTQPTASGTLRVQQAGELQNGTGVYGVLKGTNLFCYRRPEDADTGEEPLFTIAINKETRVRAGELDQAPGRPFTLSISNQYGDDEVTHTLQTESREALQSWMEAMWQLFFDMSQWKQCCDEVMKIEIPAPRKPPQALAKQGSLYHEMAIEPLDDIAAVTDILAQREGTRLETPPPWLAMFTDQPALPSTCSPASVAPAPAWTHPQPWGRPRTFSLDAVPSDHSPGASRSVAPLPPQQSPRSRGLCSKGLLRTWLQSPV, via the exons ATGCGTGAAGGGGCCTGCAAGCTGCTGGCAGCCTGCTCCCAGCGAGAGCAGGCTCTGGAGGCCACCAAGAGTCTGCTGGTGTGCAACAGCCGCATCCTCAGCTACATGGGCGAGCTGCAGCGGCGCAAGGAGGCCCAGGTGCTGGGGAAGACAGGCCGGCG GCCTTCTGACAGCCGGCTGTCTGCTGAGCGCTCCCCCTGTCGTGGTAGGGTCTGCATCTCTG ACCTTCGGATCCCACTCATGTGGAAGGACACAGAATATTTCAAGAACAAAGGTG ACCTGCACCGCTGGGCTGTGTTCTTGCTACTGCAGTTAGGGGAACAGATTCAGGACACAGAGATGATTCTGGTGGACAGGACCCTCACGGACATCTCCTTTCAGAACAATGTGCTCTT CACTGAGGCGGGGCCAGACTTTGAACTGCGGCTGGAGCTGTATGGGGCCTGTGTGGAAGAAGAGGGTGCCCTGGCTGGCGCCCCCAAGAGGCTTGCCACCAAACTCAGCAGCTCCCTGGGCCGCTCCTCAGGGAGGCGTGTCCGAGCATCACTGGACAGTGCTGGGGGCTCAGGGAACAGTCCCATCCTGCTGCCCACTCCGGCTGTGGG GGGTCCTCGTTACCATCTCTTGGCTCATACCACACTCACCCTGGCTGCAGTGCAAGATGGGTTCCGTACGCACGACCTCACCCTTACCAGCCATG AGGAGAACCCTGCCTGGCTGCCCCTTTATGGTAGCGTGTGTTGCCGCCTGGCAGCTCAGCCTCTCTGCATGACTCAGCCCACTGCAAGTGGTACCCTCAGGGTGCAG CAAGCTGGGGAGCTACAGAATGGAACAGGAGTATATGGAGTCCTGAAAGGCACAAACCTCTTCTGTTACCGGCGACCTGAGGATGCAGACACTGGGGAAGAGCCGCTGTTTACTATTGCCATCAACAAG GAGACTCGGGTCCGGGCAGGGGAGTTAGATCAGGCCCCTGGGCGGCCCTTCACCCTCAGCATCAGTAATCAGTACGGAGATGATGAGGTGACACATACCCTTCAGACAGAGAGCCGGGAAGCCTTGCAGAGCTGGATGGAGGCAATGTGGCAACTTTTCTTTGATATGA GTCAGTGGAAGCAGTGCTGTGATGAAGTCATGAAAATTGAAATTCCTGCTCCCCGGAAACCCCCCCAAGCACTGGCCAAGCAGGGGTCCTTGTACCATGAGATGG CTATTGAGCCGCTGGATGACATCGCAGCGGTGACAGACATCCTGGCCCAGCGGGAGGGCACAAGGCTGGAGACACCCCCACCCTGGCTAGCAATGTTCACAGACCAGCCTGCCCTGCCTAGCACTTGCTCGCCTGCCTCAGTGGCCCCAGCCCCAGCTTGgacccacccccagccctggggGAGACCCAGAACCTTTTCCTTGGATGCTGTCCCCTCAGACCACTCCCCTGGGGCTTCTCGCTCGGTtgccccccttccccctcagCAATCCCCCCGGTCCAGAGGTCTCTGCAGCAAAGGTCTACTCCGCACTTGGCTTCAGTCACCAGTGTGA
- the Rtkn gene encoding rhotekin isoform X1: MDRAREGSDTELQKKLDHEIRMREGACKLLAACSQREQALEATKSLLVCNSRILSYMGELQRRKEAQVLGKTGRRPSDSRLSAERSPCRGRVCISDLRIPLMWKDTEYFKNKGDLHRWAVFLLLQLGEQIQDTEMILVDRTLTDISFQNNVLFTEAGPDFELRLELYGACVEEEGALAGAPKRLATKLSSSLGRSSGRRVRASLDSAGGSGNSPILLPTPAVGGPRYHLLAHTTLTLAAVQDGFRTHDLTLTSHEENPAWLPLYGSVCCRLAAQPLCMTQPTASGTLRVQQAGELQNGTGVYGVLKGTNLFCYRRPEDADTGEEPLFTIAINKETRVRAGELDQAPGRPFTLSISNQYGDDEVTHTLQTESREALQSWMEAMWQLFFDMSQWKQCCDEVMKIEIPAPRKPPQALAKQGSLYHEMAIEPLDDIAAVTDILAQREGTRLETPPPWLAMFTDQPALPSTCSPASVAPAPAWTHPQPWGRPRTFSLDAVPSDHSPGASRSVAPLPPQQSPRSRGLCSKGLLRTWLQSPV; this comes from the exons ATGGACAGGGCTAGGGAAGGATCC GACACAGAATTGCAGAAGAAGCTAGACCATGAGATCCGGATGCGTGAAGGGGCCTGCAAGCTGCTGGCAGCCTGCTCCCAGCGAGAGCAGGCTCTGGAGGCCACCAAGAGTCTGCTGGTGTGCAACAGCCGCATCCTCAGCTACATGGGCGAGCTGCAGCGGCGCAAGGAGGCCCAGGTGCTGGGGAAGACAGGCCGGCG GCCTTCTGACAGCCGGCTGTCTGCTGAGCGCTCCCCCTGTCGTGGTAGGGTCTGCATCTCTG ACCTTCGGATCCCACTCATGTGGAAGGACACAGAATATTTCAAGAACAAAGGTG ACCTGCACCGCTGGGCTGTGTTCTTGCTACTGCAGTTAGGGGAACAGATTCAGGACACAGAGATGATTCTGGTGGACAGGACCCTCACGGACATCTCCTTTCAGAACAATGTGCTCTT CACTGAGGCGGGGCCAGACTTTGAACTGCGGCTGGAGCTGTATGGGGCCTGTGTGGAAGAAGAGGGTGCCCTGGCTGGCGCCCCCAAGAGGCTTGCCACCAAACTCAGCAGCTCCCTGGGCCGCTCCTCAGGGAGGCGTGTCCGAGCATCACTGGACAGTGCTGGGGGCTCAGGGAACAGTCCCATCCTGCTGCCCACTCCGGCTGTGGG GGGTCCTCGTTACCATCTCTTGGCTCATACCACACTCACCCTGGCTGCAGTGCAAGATGGGTTCCGTACGCACGACCTCACCCTTACCAGCCATG AGGAGAACCCTGCCTGGCTGCCCCTTTATGGTAGCGTGTGTTGCCGCCTGGCAGCTCAGCCTCTCTGCATGACTCAGCCCACTGCAAGTGGTACCCTCAGGGTGCAG CAAGCTGGGGAGCTACAGAATGGAACAGGAGTATATGGAGTCCTGAAAGGCACAAACCTCTTCTGTTACCGGCGACCTGAGGATGCAGACACTGGGGAAGAGCCGCTGTTTACTATTGCCATCAACAAG GAGACTCGGGTCCGGGCAGGGGAGTTAGATCAGGCCCCTGGGCGGCCCTTCACCCTCAGCATCAGTAATCAGTACGGAGATGATGAGGTGACACATACCCTTCAGACAGAGAGCCGGGAAGCCTTGCAGAGCTGGATGGAGGCAATGTGGCAACTTTTCTTTGATATGA GTCAGTGGAAGCAGTGCTGTGATGAAGTCATGAAAATTGAAATTCCTGCTCCCCGGAAACCCCCCCAAGCACTGGCCAAGCAGGGGTCCTTGTACCATGAGATGG CTATTGAGCCGCTGGATGACATCGCAGCGGTGACAGACATCCTGGCCCAGCGGGAGGGCACAAGGCTGGAGACACCCCCACCCTGGCTAGCAATGTTCACAGACCAGCCTGCCCTGCCTAGCACTTGCTCGCCTGCCTCAGTGGCCCCAGCCCCAGCTTGgacccacccccagccctggggGAGACCCAGAACCTTTTCCTTGGATGCTGTCCCCTCAGACCACTCCCCTGGGGCTTCTCGCTCGGTtgccccccttccccctcagCAATCCCCCCGGTCCAGAGGTCTCTGCAGCAAAGGTCTACTCCGCACTTGGCTTCAGTCACCAGTGTGA
- the Rtkn gene encoding rhotekin isoform X6 yields the protein MRSGCVKGPASCWQPAPSESRLWRPPRVCWCATAASSATWASCSGARRPRPSDSRLSAERSPCRGRVCISDLRIPLMWKDTEYFKNKGDLHRWAVFLLLQLGEQIQDTEMILVDRTLTDISFQNNVLFTEAGPDFELRLELYGACVEEEGALAGAPKRLATKLSSSLGRSSGRRVRASLDSAGGSGNSPILLPTPAVGGPRYHLLAHTTLTLAAVQDGFRTHDLTLTSHEENPAWLPLYGSVCCRLAAQPLCMTQPTASGTLRVQQAGELQNGTGVYGVLKGTNLFCYRRPEDADTGEEPLFTIAINKETRVRAGELDQAPGRPFTLSISNQYGDDEVTHTLQTESREALQSWMEAMWQLFFDMSQWKQCCDEVMKIEIPAPRKPPQALAKQGSLYHEMAIEPLDDIAAVTDILAQREGTRLETPPPWLAMFTDQPALPSTCSPASVAPAPAWTHPQPWGRPRTFSLDAVPSDHSPGASRSVAPLPPQQSPRSRGLCSKGLLRTWLQSPV from the exons ATGAGATCCGGATGCGTGAAGGGGCCTGCAAGCTGCTGGCAGCCTGCTCCCAGCGAGAGCAGGCTCTGGAGGCCACCAAGAGTCTGCTGGTGTGCAACAGCCGCATCCTCAGCTACATGGGCGAGCTGCAGCGGCGCAAGGAGGCCCAG GCCTTCTGACAGCCGGCTGTCTGCTGAGCGCTCCCCCTGTCGTGGTAGGGTCTGCATCTCTG ACCTTCGGATCCCACTCATGTGGAAGGACACAGAATATTTCAAGAACAAAGGTG ACCTGCACCGCTGGGCTGTGTTCTTGCTACTGCAGTTAGGGGAACAGATTCAGGACACAGAGATGATTCTGGTGGACAGGACCCTCACGGACATCTCCTTTCAGAACAATGTGCTCTT CACTGAGGCGGGGCCAGACTTTGAACTGCGGCTGGAGCTGTATGGGGCCTGTGTGGAAGAAGAGGGTGCCCTGGCTGGCGCCCCCAAGAGGCTTGCCACCAAACTCAGCAGCTCCCTGGGCCGCTCCTCAGGGAGGCGTGTCCGAGCATCACTGGACAGTGCTGGGGGCTCAGGGAACAGTCCCATCCTGCTGCCCACTCCGGCTGTGGG GGGTCCTCGTTACCATCTCTTGGCTCATACCACACTCACCCTGGCTGCAGTGCAAGATGGGTTCCGTACGCACGACCTCACCCTTACCAGCCATG AGGAGAACCCTGCCTGGCTGCCCCTTTATGGTAGCGTGTGTTGCCGCCTGGCAGCTCAGCCTCTCTGCATGACTCAGCCCACTGCAAGTGGTACCCTCAGGGTGCAG CAAGCTGGGGAGCTACAGAATGGAACAGGAGTATATGGAGTCCTGAAAGGCACAAACCTCTTCTGTTACCGGCGACCTGAGGATGCAGACACTGGGGAAGAGCCGCTGTTTACTATTGCCATCAACAAG GAGACTCGGGTCCGGGCAGGGGAGTTAGATCAGGCCCCTGGGCGGCCCTTCACCCTCAGCATCAGTAATCAGTACGGAGATGATGAGGTGACACATACCCTTCAGACAGAGAGCCGGGAAGCCTTGCAGAGCTGGATGGAGGCAATGTGGCAACTTTTCTTTGATATGA GTCAGTGGAAGCAGTGCTGTGATGAAGTCATGAAAATTGAAATTCCTGCTCCCCGGAAACCCCCCCAAGCACTGGCCAAGCAGGGGTCCTTGTACCATGAGATGG CTATTGAGCCGCTGGATGACATCGCAGCGGTGACAGACATCCTGGCCCAGCGGGAGGGCACAAGGCTGGAGACACCCCCACCCTGGCTAGCAATGTTCACAGACCAGCCTGCCCTGCCTAGCACTTGCTCGCCTGCCTCAGTGGCCCCAGCCCCAGCTTGgacccacccccagccctggggGAGACCCAGAACCTTTTCCTTGGATGCTGTCCCCTCAGACCACTCCCCTGGGGCTTCTCGCTCGGTtgccccccttccccctcagCAATCCCCCCGGTCCAGAGGTCTCTGCAGCAAAGGTCTACTCCGCACTTGGCTTCAGTCACCAGTGTGA
- the Rtkn gene encoding rhotekin isoform X2, protein MFSRNHRSRVTVARGSALEMEFKRGRFRLSLFSDPPEDTELQKKLDHEIRMREGACKLLAACSQREQALEATKSLLVCNSRILSYMGELQRRKEAQVLGKTGRRPSDSRLSAERSPCRGRVCISDLRIPLMWKDTEYFKNKGDLHRWAVFLLLQLGEQIQDTEMILVDRTLTDISFQNNVLFTEAGPDFELRLELYGACVEEEGALAGAPKRLATKLSSSLGRSSGRRVRASLDSAGGSGNSPILLPTPAVGGPRYHLLAHTTLTLAAVQDGFRTHDLTLTSHEENPAWLPLYGSVCCRLAAQPLCMTQPTASGTLRVQQAGELQNGTGVYGVLKGTNLFCYRRPEDADTGEEPLFTIAINKETRVRAGELDQAPGRPFTLSISNQYGDDEVTHTLQTESREALQSWMEAMWQLFFDMSQWKQCCDEVMKIEIPAPRKPPQALAKQGSLYHEMAIEPLDDIAAVTDILAQREGTRLETPPPWLAMFTDQPALPSTCSPASVAPAPAWTHPQPWGRPRTFSLDAVPSDHSPGASRSVAPLPPQQSPRSRGLCSKGLLRTWLQSPV, encoded by the exons ATGTTCTCCCGAAACCACCGGAGCCGGGTTACCGTGGCCAGGGGCTCCGCCCTGGAGATGGAGTTCAAACGAGGCCGCTTCCGACTTAGCCTCTTCAGTGACCCGCCGGAG GACACAGAATTGCAGAAGAAGCTAGACCATGAGATCCGGATGCGTGAAGGGGCCTGCAAGCTGCTGGCAGCCTGCTCCCAGCGAGAGCAGGCTCTGGAGGCCACCAAGAGTCTGCTGGTGTGCAACAGCCGCATCCTCAGCTACATGGGCGAGCTGCAGCGGCGCAAGGAGGCCCAGGTGCTGGGGAAGACAGGCCGGCG GCCTTCTGACAGCCGGCTGTCTGCTGAGCGCTCCCCCTGTCGTGGTAGGGTCTGCATCTCTG ACCTTCGGATCCCACTCATGTGGAAGGACACAGAATATTTCAAGAACAAAGGTG ACCTGCACCGCTGGGCTGTGTTCTTGCTACTGCAGTTAGGGGAACAGATTCAGGACACAGAGATGATTCTGGTGGACAGGACCCTCACGGACATCTCCTTTCAGAACAATGTGCTCTT CACTGAGGCGGGGCCAGACTTTGAACTGCGGCTGGAGCTGTATGGGGCCTGTGTGGAAGAAGAGGGTGCCCTGGCTGGCGCCCCCAAGAGGCTTGCCACCAAACTCAGCAGCTCCCTGGGCCGCTCCTCAGGGAGGCGTGTCCGAGCATCACTGGACAGTGCTGGGGGCTCAGGGAACAGTCCCATCCTGCTGCCCACTCCGGCTGTGGG GGGTCCTCGTTACCATCTCTTGGCTCATACCACACTCACCCTGGCTGCAGTGCAAGATGGGTTCCGTACGCACGACCTCACCCTTACCAGCCATG AGGAGAACCCTGCCTGGCTGCCCCTTTATGGTAGCGTGTGTTGCCGCCTGGCAGCTCAGCCTCTCTGCATGACTCAGCCCACTGCAAGTGGTACCCTCAGGGTGCAG CAAGCTGGGGAGCTACAGAATGGAACAGGAGTATATGGAGTCCTGAAAGGCACAAACCTCTTCTGTTACCGGCGACCTGAGGATGCAGACACTGGGGAAGAGCCGCTGTTTACTATTGCCATCAACAAG GAGACTCGGGTCCGGGCAGGGGAGTTAGATCAGGCCCCTGGGCGGCCCTTCACCCTCAGCATCAGTAATCAGTACGGAGATGATGAGGTGACACATACCCTTCAGACAGAGAGCCGGGAAGCCTTGCAGAGCTGGATGGAGGCAATGTGGCAACTTTTCTTTGATATGA GTCAGTGGAAGCAGTGCTGTGATGAAGTCATGAAAATTGAAATTCCTGCTCCCCGGAAACCCCCCCAAGCACTGGCCAAGCAGGGGTCCTTGTACCATGAGATGG CTATTGAGCCGCTGGATGACATCGCAGCGGTGACAGACATCCTGGCCCAGCGGGAGGGCACAAGGCTGGAGACACCCCCACCCTGGCTAGCAATGTTCACAGACCAGCCTGCCCTGCCTAGCACTTGCTCGCCTGCCTCAGTGGCCCCAGCCCCAGCTTGgacccacccccagccctggggGAGACCCAGAACCTTTTCCTTGGATGCTGTCCCCTCAGACCACTCCCCTGGGGCTTCTCGCTCGGTtgccccccttccccctcagCAATCCCCCCGGTCCAGAGGTCTCTGCAGCAAAGGTCTACTCCGCACTTGGCTTCAGTCACCAGTGTGA
- the Rtkn gene encoding rhotekin isoform X3, which translates to MQDRLHILEDLNMLYIRQMALSLEDTELQKKLDHEIRMREGACKLLAACSQREQALEATKSLLVCNSRILSYMGELQRRKEAQVLGKTGRRPSDSRLSAERSPCRGRVCISDLRIPLMWKDTEYFKNKGDLHRWAVFLLLQLGEQIQDTEMILVDRTLTDISFQNNVLFTEAGPDFELRLELYGACVEEEGALAGAPKRLATKLSSSLGRSSGRRVRASLDSAGGSGNSPILLPTPAVGGPRYHLLAHTTLTLAAVQDGFRTHDLTLTSHEENPAWLPLYGSVCCRLAAQPLCMTQPTASGTLRVQQAGELQNGTGVYGVLKGTNLFCYRRPEDADTGEEPLFTIAINKETRVRAGELDQAPGRPFTLSISNQYGDDEVTHTLQTESREALQSWMEAMWQLFFDMSQWKQCCDEVMKIEIPAPRKPPQALAKQGSLYHEMAIEPLDDIAAVTDILAQREGTRLETPPPWLAMFTDQPALPSTCSPASVAPAPAWTHPQPWGRPRTFSLDAVPSDHSPGASRSVAPLPPQQSPRSRGLCSKGLLRTWLQSPV; encoded by the exons ATGCAGGACAGATTGCACATCCTGGAGGACCTGAATATGCTCTACATTCGGCAGATGGCACTCAGCCTGGAG GACACAGAATTGCAGAAGAAGCTAGACCATGAGATCCGGATGCGTGAAGGGGCCTGCAAGCTGCTGGCAGCCTGCTCCCAGCGAGAGCAGGCTCTGGAGGCCACCAAGAGTCTGCTGGTGTGCAACAGCCGCATCCTCAGCTACATGGGCGAGCTGCAGCGGCGCAAGGAGGCCCAGGTGCTGGGGAAGACAGGCCGGCG GCCTTCTGACAGCCGGCTGTCTGCTGAGCGCTCCCCCTGTCGTGGTAGGGTCTGCATCTCTG ACCTTCGGATCCCACTCATGTGGAAGGACACAGAATATTTCAAGAACAAAGGTG ACCTGCACCGCTGGGCTGTGTTCTTGCTACTGCAGTTAGGGGAACAGATTCAGGACACAGAGATGATTCTGGTGGACAGGACCCTCACGGACATCTCCTTTCAGAACAATGTGCTCTT CACTGAGGCGGGGCCAGACTTTGAACTGCGGCTGGAGCTGTATGGGGCCTGTGTGGAAGAAGAGGGTGCCCTGGCTGGCGCCCCCAAGAGGCTTGCCACCAAACTCAGCAGCTCCCTGGGCCGCTCCTCAGGGAGGCGTGTCCGAGCATCACTGGACAGTGCTGGGGGCTCAGGGAACAGTCCCATCCTGCTGCCCACTCCGGCTGTGGG GGGTCCTCGTTACCATCTCTTGGCTCATACCACACTCACCCTGGCTGCAGTGCAAGATGGGTTCCGTACGCACGACCTCACCCTTACCAGCCATG AGGAGAACCCTGCCTGGCTGCCCCTTTATGGTAGCGTGTGTTGCCGCCTGGCAGCTCAGCCTCTCTGCATGACTCAGCCCACTGCAAGTGGTACCCTCAGGGTGCAG CAAGCTGGGGAGCTACAGAATGGAACAGGAGTATATGGAGTCCTGAAAGGCACAAACCTCTTCTGTTACCGGCGACCTGAGGATGCAGACACTGGGGAAGAGCCGCTGTTTACTATTGCCATCAACAAG GAGACTCGGGTCCGGGCAGGGGAGTTAGATCAGGCCCCTGGGCGGCCCTTCACCCTCAGCATCAGTAATCAGTACGGAGATGATGAGGTGACACATACCCTTCAGACAGAGAGCCGGGAAGCCTTGCAGAGCTGGATGGAGGCAATGTGGCAACTTTTCTTTGATATGA GTCAGTGGAAGCAGTGCTGTGATGAAGTCATGAAAATTGAAATTCCTGCTCCCCGGAAACCCCCCCAAGCACTGGCCAAGCAGGGGTCCTTGTACCATGAGATGG CTATTGAGCCGCTGGATGACATCGCAGCGGTGACAGACATCCTGGCCCAGCGGGAGGGCACAAGGCTGGAGACACCCCCACCCTGGCTAGCAATGTTCACAGACCAGCCTGCCCTGCCTAGCACTTGCTCGCCTGCCTCAGTGGCCCCAGCCCCAGCTTGgacccacccccagccctggggGAGACCCAGAACCTTTTCCTTGGATGCTGTCCCCTCAGACCACTCCCCTGGGGCTTCTCGCTCGGTtgccccccttccccctcagCAATCCCCCCGGTCCAGAGGTCTCTGCAGCAAAGGTCTACTCCGCACTTGGCTTCAGTCACCAGTGTGA
- the Rtkn gene encoding rhotekin isoform X4, with amino-acid sequence MRSGCVKGPASCWQPAPSESRLWRPPRVCWCATAASSATWASCSGARRPRCWGRQAGGLLTAGCLLSAPPVVVGSASLTFGSHSCGRTQNISRTKVFCPLSPDLHRWAVFLLLQLGEQIQDTEMILVDRTLTDISFQNNVLFTEAGPDFELRLELYGACVEEEGALAGAPKRLATKLSSSLGRSSGRRVRASLDSAGGSGNSPILLPTPAVGGPRYHLLAHTTLTLAAVQDGFRTHDLTLTSHEENPAWLPLYGSVCCRLAAQPLCMTQPTASGTLRVQQAGELQNGTGVYGVLKGTNLFCYRRPEDADTGEEPLFTIAINKETRVRAGELDQAPGRPFTLSISNQYGDDEVTHTLQTESREALQSWMEAMWQLFFDMSQWKQCCDEVMKIEIPAPRKPPQALAKQGSLYHEMAIEPLDDIAAVTDILAQREGTRLETPPPWLAMFTDQPALPSTCSPASVAPAPAWTHPQPWGRPRTFSLDAVPSDHSPGASRSVAPLPPQQSPRSRGLCSKGLLRTWLQSPV; translated from the exons ATGAGATCCGGATGCGTGAAGGGGCCTGCAAGCTGCTGGCAGCCTGCTCCCAGCGAGAGCAGGCTCTGGAGGCCACCAAGAGTCTGCTGGTGTGCAACAGCCGCATCCTCAGCTACATGGGCGAGCTGCAGCGGCGCAAGGAGGCCCAGGTGCTGGGGAAGACAGGCCGGCG GCCTTCTGACAGCCGGCTGTCTGCTGAGCGCTCCCCCTGTCGTGGTAGGGTCTGCATCTCTG ACCTTCGGATCCCACTCATGTGGAAGGACACAGAATATTTCAAGAACAAAGGTG tTTTGTCCTTTGTCCCCAGACCTGCACCGCTGGGCTGTGTTCTTGCTACTGCAGTTAGGGGAACAGATTCAGGACACAGAGATGATTCTGGTGGACAGGACCCTCACGGACATCTCCTTTCAGAACAATGTGCTCTT CACTGAGGCGGGGCCAGACTTTGAACTGCGGCTGGAGCTGTATGGGGCCTGTGTGGAAGAAGAGGGTGCCCTGGCTGGCGCCCCCAAGAGGCTTGCCACCAAACTCAGCAGCTCCCTGGGCCGCTCCTCAGGGAGGCGTGTCCGAGCATCACTGGACAGTGCTGGGGGCTCAGGGAACAGTCCCATCCTGCTGCCCACTCCGGCTGTGGG GGGTCCTCGTTACCATCTCTTGGCTCATACCACACTCACCCTGGCTGCAGTGCAAGATGGGTTCCGTACGCACGACCTCACCCTTACCAGCCATG AGGAGAACCCTGCCTGGCTGCCCCTTTATGGTAGCGTGTGTTGCCGCCTGGCAGCTCAGCCTCTCTGCATGACTCAGCCCACTGCAAGTGGTACCCTCAGGGTGCAG CAAGCTGGGGAGCTACAGAATGGAACAGGAGTATATGGAGTCCTGAAAGGCACAAACCTCTTCTGTTACCGGCGACCTGAGGATGCAGACACTGGGGAAGAGCCGCTGTTTACTATTGCCATCAACAAG GAGACTCGGGTCCGGGCAGGGGAGTTAGATCAGGCCCCTGGGCGGCCCTTCACCCTCAGCATCAGTAATCAGTACGGAGATGATGAGGTGACACATACCCTTCAGACAGAGAGCCGGGAAGCCTTGCAGAGCTGGATGGAGGCAATGTGGCAACTTTTCTTTGATATGA GTCAGTGGAAGCAGTGCTGTGATGAAGTCATGAAAATTGAAATTCCTGCTCCCCGGAAACCCCCCCAAGCACTGGCCAAGCAGGGGTCCTTGTACCATGAGATGG CTATTGAGCCGCTGGATGACATCGCAGCGGTGACAGACATCCTGGCCCAGCGGGAGGGCACAAGGCTGGAGACACCCCCACCCTGGCTAGCAATGTTCACAGACCAGCCTGCCCTGCCTAGCACTTGCTCGCCTGCCTCAGTGGCCCCAGCCCCAGCTTGgacccacccccagccctggggGAGACCCAGAACCTTTTCCTTGGATGCTGTCCCCTCAGACCACTCCCCTGGGGCTTCTCGCTCGGTtgccccccttccccctcagCAATCCCCCCGGTCCAGAGGTCTCTGCAGCAAAGGTCTACTCCGCACTTGGCTTCAGTCACCAGTGTGA